In Elaeis guineensis isolate ETL-2024a chromosome 1, EG11, whole genome shotgun sequence, a genomic segment contains:
- the LOC105039641 gene encoding uncharacterized protein, giving the protein MAERRREKEKIRDRDLYGHRDRDRDRDRDKDRDRDRDRDRERTRDRDHRKRSRSPDRRRRARSRTRSPDTRRGSRSRSLSADRSHRRHGHHRRSPSPDDHRRKRRREGSDDERDRHRSSAPLETADGAAKERKKQGGGAAAPDGGAPAEGDAAVPTDLDPDELEMMKKLGIPLGFDSTKGKPVSGADVSGVRAVTKRQPRQYMNRRGGFNRPLPSERNR; this is encoded by the coding sequence ATGGCGGAGAGGcgaagagagaaggagaagattCGCGATCGAGACCTCTACGGCCACCGCGACCGAGACCGAGACCGAGACCGGGATAAGGACCGCGACCGCGACCGAGATCGGGATCGGGAGCGTACCAGAGACCGCGACCACCGGAAGCGGTCCCGCTCCCCGGACCGCCGCCGCCGCGCCCGCTCCCGCACCCGCTCCCCCGACACCCGTCGCGGCTCCCGATCCCGCTCCCTCTCGGCCGACCGCTCCCACCGCCGCCACGGCCACCACCGCCGCTCACCCTCCCCTGACGACCACCGCCGCAAGCGCCGCCGCGAGGGCAGCGACGACGAACGGGATCGCCACCGCTCGTCCGCCCCCTTGGAGACAGCGGACGGCGCCGCCAAGGAGCGCAAGAAGCAGGGCGGCGGTGCCGCTGCCCCCGACGGCGGTGCTCCGGCGGAGGGGGACGCTGCGGTGCCCACTGACCTGGACCCGGACGAGCTGGAGATGATGAAGAAGCTGGGGATCCCGCTGGGTTTCGACTCCACGAAGGGGAAGCCCGTATCGGGGGCCGACGTGAGTGGTGTGCGGGCGGTCACCAAGAGGCAGCCGAGGCAGTACATGAATCGGAGAGGGGGATTTAACCGCCCATTGCCCTCGGAACGGAACCGGTAG